A genomic region of Oryza glaberrima chromosome 1, OglaRS2, whole genome shotgun sequence contains the following coding sequences:
- the LOC127753671 gene encoding uncharacterized protein LOC127753671, with product MASSAKEEAKPKPRLIVRLGVFLASHHILFSAVCCTAGIIALLFLPSLAKNTYLSENALIPGSANTLFSTEDVQEANRFAKGIEAAIGESRGGTTEIPKFIAQQTKNLGAEVYYHEFLPDSKCFHPLKFFTSMTNNMAAKPNGTYTNFGINTVGIIRAPRGDGKEAIVLVTPYNSQKVTPNELLSLALGFSVFSLLSRAAWLSKDIVWLSADSQFGEYSAVSSWLNQYHNPMFLSHPVNLDTKIYGANQFLYKPDGTAEKAELMAFKRAGTMAAALIFKVGETRKYGDRDSVTMYAEASNGQMPNLDLLNVVHYLAVHRQGFRVNVETFNSLLSSSWLRVIAEVFQNLGSVLRKINPDWKLDVTVPDYVEGTANLASSMYNQALGVPTGSHGAFRDYQVDAVSLEFAPAFHLKNENAKSSFLLRGGRLTEGVVRSVNNLLEKFHQSFFLYFLTAPSKFISVGVYMIPFALLLAPLPIVAAALAGGSKTKGKLEDECKTKGNADDLQMEGGSWKWLKSARVLLIIQFWAVLVSLLPYYISQIPGAMPIQYAVIWAVLSITILIILYAMFGSPSRAGVEWKLLKATMITSITIGMGLMSIINFATAQLGALILIPMCLFSRPLRAQLEMNFLPRTVLLASNILLTVLGFPPAAFLIMKGLSKGSWTVDIVGDFWLWMEFLWEWSSATYLYVFLVHLPCWLLCIHVLLHPCYQPESKMKQE from the exons ATGGCGTCGTCAGCTAAGGAGGAGGCAAAACCGAAGCCGCGCCTCATTGTCCGCCTCGGGGTATTCCTCGCGTCGCACCACATACTCTTCAG CGCTGTGTGTTGTACGGCGGGCATAATCgcgctcctcttcctcccttcgCTTGCCAAGAACACGTACCTATCAGAGAACGCTCTTATACCCG GCTCTGCGAATACATTATTTTCTACTGAGGATGTCCAGGAAGCAAACAGATTTGCGAAGGGAATTGAAGCTGCAATTGGGGAATCAAGAGGTGGAACAAC GGAGATCCCAAAATTCATAgcacaacaaacaaaaaatctggGAGCAGAAGTGTATTACCATGAGTTCCTCCCTGACAGCAAATGTTTTCATCCTCTGAAGTTCTTTACATCCATGACAAATAATATGGCAGCCAAACCCAATGGAACCTACACCAACTTTGGCATTAACACAGTTGGCATTATACGGGCTCCACGAGGTGATGGCAAAGAAGCAATTGTACTGGTTACTCCTTACAATTCTCAGAAAGTTACACCAAATGAATTATTATCACTTGCACTTGGATTCTCTGTCTTCTCCCTCCTAAGTCGAGCTGCATGGCTATCAAAGGATATTGTCTGGCTGTCTGCAGACTCACAATTTGGAGAGTACTCTGCGGTCTCTTCATGGTTAAATCAGTATCATAATCCTATGTTTCTGAGTCACCCAGTGAATTTGGATACCAAGATCTATGGTGCaaatcaatttttatataaacctGATGGCACTGCAGAAAAGGCAGAACTTATGGCTTTCAAACGTGCTGGAACAATGGCTGCTGCACTCATATTTAAAGTTGGAGAAACCAGGAAATATGGTGATAGAGATAGTGTCACGATGTATGCAGAGGCATCTAATGGCCAAATGCCAAACTTGGACCTTCTGAATGTGGTGCACTATTTAGCTGTTCATAGACAAGGTTTTCGCGTGAATGTCGAGACATTTAATTCCTTGTTGAGCTCTTCATGGCTTAGGGTTATTGCTGAAGTATTTCAAAATCTTGGGAGTGTGTTGAGAAAAATAAATCCTGACTGGAAGCTTGACGTGACCGTTCCTGATTATGTGGAGGGTACTGCAAACCTTGCTAGTTCTATGTATAACCAG GCTCTTGGAGTGCCCACAGGTTCTCATGGTGCTTTCCGTGACTATCAAGTTGATGCAGTTTCTTTAGAATTTGCACCAGCATTTCATCTTAAAAACGAGAATGCTAAATCTTCATTTCTTCTCAGGGGTGGAAG GTTAACTGAAGGGGTGGTGCGCTCTGTAAATAACCTGCTCGAGAAGTTCCATCAATCGTTTTTCCTGTATTTCCTTACAGCCCCAAGCAAGTTCATTTCAGTTGGTGTATATATGATTCCGTTTGCATTACTCCTGGCACCCCTCCCAATAGTTGCTGCTGCTCTTGCTGGTGGTAGTAAAACCAAGGGGAAATTGGAGGATGAATGTAAAACAAAGGGTAATGCTGATGACCTGCAAATGGAGGGTGGATCGTGGAAATGGCTTAAATCTGCAAGAGTACTACTTATCATCCAATTTTGGGCAGTACTTGTTTCTTTACTCCCATACTACATTAGCCAAATTCCTGGTGCTATGCCAATACAGTATGCAGTGATTTGGGCCGTTCTCTCCATCACTATATTGATCATCCTGTATGCAATGTTTGGCTCTCCATCCCGTGCTGGTGTGGAATGGAAGCTTCTAAAAGCTACGATGATCACTTCCATCACCATAGGAATGGGGCTTATGTCGATCATAAATTTTGCTACTGCTCAGCTTGGGGCTCTGATATTGATCCCAATGTGCTTGTTTTCTCGACCGCTGAGGGCACAGCTCGAGATGAATTTCCTACCTCGCACAGTATTGTTGGCCTCAAACATACTTCTCACCGTCTTGGGTTTCCCTCCAGCTGCATTTCTTATCATGAAAGGTCTATCCAAGGGATCATGGACAGTAGACATTGTTGGTGATTTCTGGCTGTGGATGGAGTTCTTGTGGGAATGGAGCAGCGCGACATATCTGTATGTATTTCTTGTCCATCTTCCCTGCTGGCTCTTGTGCATCCATGTGTTGCTGCATCCATGCTACCAGCCTGAATCAAAGATGAAGCAGGAGTAG